From the Burkholderia ubonensis subsp. mesacidophila genome, the window GAAAGAGATGGCTTCAGCGTAGCACTTTGCCGGGGTTCATCAGGCCGCGCGGATCGAGCGCGGCCTTCAGCGCGCGCATCAGCCCGATCTCGACCGGCGACTTGTAGCGCTGCGCATCGTCGATCTTCAGCTGGCCGATCCCGTGTTCCGCGCTGATCGTGCCGTGGTGACGGTGCACGTTGTCGTAGACGATCCGGTTGACCGGCGCCTGGTATTCGGCGAGGAACGCCTTCGGGTCGCCGCCTGCGGGCGTCTGCACGTTGTAGTGGAGGTTGCCGTCGCCGAGATGGCCGAACGTTACCATCCGCGCCCCCGGCGCCGCCTGCTGGATCGCCGCATCGGTCTCGTCGATGAAGCGCGCGATCGACGAGATCGGCACCGCGATGTCGTGCTTGATGTTGAGCCCTTCGTCGGCCTGCGCGAGCGGGATGTGTTCGCGCAGGTCCCAGAACGCGCGCGATTGCGCGAGGTTCTCCGCCACCACCGCATCGACGACGATGCCGGCCTCGAACGCGTCCTCCATCAGCTTCTCGAACAGCGCGCGCGCGTGCGCTTCGCTCTCGTTGTCCGACAGTTCGAGCAGCACCGTCTGCGGATGCGCTTGCGCGAACGGGTAGCGCAGCTGCGGATAGTGCTTGCCGACGAGCTGCATGCAGAAATCCGACATCAGCTCGAAGCCCGTCAGCAGCGGCCCGGCCGCGCGCTGCGCGAGCGCGAGGAAGTCAAGCGCCGCATGCGGCGATTCGAGCGCCGCGAGCGCCGTGACCTGCGCGGCCGGCTGCGGGTGCAGCTTCATCACGGCGGCGGTGATGATGCCGAGCGTGCCTTCGGCGCCGATGAACAGGTCGCGCAGGTCGTAGCCGGTGTTGTCCTTGCGCAGTCCGCGCAGGCCCTCCCAGATCTCGCCCTGCGGCGTCACGACCTCGAGCCCGAGGCACAGCTCGCGCGCGTTGCCGTAGCGCAGCACCGCGGTGCCGCCGGCGTTGGTCGCGAGGTTGCCGCCGATCGTGCAGCTGCCCTCGGCCGCGAGGCTCAGCGCGAACAGGCGGCCGGCGTCGCGCGCGCGGGCCTGCACGTCGGCGAGGATCACGCCGGCCTCGACGGTGATCGTGTTGTTGTGCGGATCGAGCGCGCGCACGCGATTGAGGCGCGCGAGGCTCAGCACCGCCTGGCCGCCGCTCGCATCGGGCGTCGCGCCGCCGGCGAGGCCCGTATTGCCGCCTTGCGGCACGAGCGCGATGCCGTACAGATTCGCGAGCTTCACGAGCGCCGCGACTTCGGCGGTGTTCGCCGGTTTCAGCACCGCGCACGCGGTACCTTTGTAGCGGCGGCGCCAGTCGGTCAGGAACGGCTCGGTGTCGTGCGCGTCGGTCAGCACGTAGTCCGCGCCGATCGCGTCGCGGCAGGCGGAAACGAAAGCTTCGGAAGAATTCATGGCGGTCGGTCGCGTAAGGATCAGGGCGCGGCGCGTGTTTTTTTCGCCGCGCGTTTGAACGGCGCGACGTACGCAAGCGCCGCCGCGAAGAAGCCGACGGCAAGCGCGGTCTCGCACCAGCCGAGCGTCGCGGACAGGCCGCGATCCGACATGCCGCGCACGACGCCTTCGGCGAAATAGACGAGGATCAGCATGCTCGCCCATTGCATCGTGTAGATGTTACGCCGCCAGACGCCGGGCAGCGCGAGCGCGAGCGGCACCGCCTTGAGCATCAGCGCGGACCCGCCGGGCCGCAGCGGCGCGAGCCAAAGCTCCCACGCGAGCGACAGCGCGATCAGCGCGACGAGGCACGCGGCGGCGGCCAGCGCATGGCGCGGCCGGGCGGCCGGAGCGGGGCGGGCGGGCTCGGGCTGGTTCATGCGGCGACCTGCGCGTCGGCGAGGGCGGCGGCCGTGCGGGCCAGCCGGGCGCCGAGCGCGGCGGCGAGCGCCTTTTCGTCGGCG encodes:
- a CDS encoding FAD-binding oxidoreductase gives rise to the protein MNSSEAFVSACRDAIGADYVLTDAHDTEPFLTDWRRRYKGTACAVLKPANTAEVAALVKLANLYGIALVPQGGNTGLAGGATPDASGGQAVLSLARLNRVRALDPHNNTITVEAGVILADVQARARDAGRLFALSLAAEGSCTIGGNLATNAGGTAVLRYGNARELCLGLEVVTPQGEIWEGLRGLRKDNTGYDLRDLFIGAEGTLGIITAAVMKLHPQPAAQVTALAALESPHAALDFLALAQRAAGPLLTGFELMSDFCMQLVGKHYPQLRYPFAQAHPQTVLLELSDNESEAHARALFEKLMEDAFEAGIVVDAVVAENLAQSRAFWDLREHIPLAQADEGLNIKHDIAVPISSIARFIDETDAAIQQAAPGARMVTFGHLGDGNLHYNVQTPAGGDPKAFLAEYQAPVNRIVYDNVHRHHGTISAEHGIGQLKIDDAQRYKSPVEIGLMRALKAALDPRGLMNPGKVLR
- a CDS encoding DUF2069 domain-containing protein, with product MNQPEPARPAPAARPRHALAAAACLVALIALSLAWELWLAPLRPGGSALMLKAVPLALALPGVWRRNIYTMQWASMLILVYFAEGVVRGMSDRGLSATLGWCETALAVGFFAAALAYVAPFKRAAKKTRAAP